The nucleotide window GTTGATTTTGTTTTCAAATGTAAAATTCTTACAAAAATCATCATAATCTTTATATCCGACATATCTACTCAATTGATCCAAAGTTATTTCATCAATAAAACGATCTTGATTCTTCTGTATTAGATCAGTAAAATATCTTTCAAACATCTTATCTGTTTTTGCAGAACCAAATAAACCTTCAAAATGAGCACTAAGATATTCTGCCAAGTAATTTTTAGTAGCATTCTCTTTTTTCAATTCTCTTTTTGCTTGTTCAAAGGCTGTTTTTACTAAAGTTTTCTTCTTGTCATACATATATTTTAATTGAAGAATTAATTCCGTGTCCAAATTAGACAAACCTATGTCTGAAAAATTACGGTTTTCCATAAAAATGATAAAAATCCTGTCCAATCTGTGTCCAGTCTCTGTCTAGGAAAAAGCACCTCATTTGAGTGAAATTTGTAATCAGAAATCAGTGATAAACAAAACATTATAAAAACAAAGTTACAAACTGATTTCCAAAAAACAACCAGATAAAACGGAGAGAGATCTCTGGCTTGGGAAGCAGATGTTTCTTTTCCGTTTTTGAAGGTTGACTTCCCAAAAATTTAAGAAGCGCTTCTTTTTTCAACCACTGTGTCAGCTGCTCGCGATCCGTTTCGCGAGGAAGAACACGAATGCCAACTTTTAAATTTTTAAGACAATGTTCAATCTATTTTTAATATTAATGGGATTATTTTCAAATCCTGCAAGTTCTAATACTTCAAATTGTGGCAATGATGAGCCTACACCTACAATTGCCCCACAACCAAATCCAGGAGATACTGGCGGAGATACCGGACATCCCGTACCACCAAAGATTATTGGCGGATAATGGTTTTCATTAAATTTATTTAATAATACATAGCGAAAGAACATTCTTTCGCTATTTTATTTAAATTTGATAAAAACTAACTATCTTGAAACTTCTATACTTGATATTCATCTTTTGTCTTGTTGCAAGCTGCTCAAAAAAAACAGCTAGCGAAAAAAGGAATGTAACTAATTTGTTCTATGATAAAGCTTTTGAGTTTAGAGATAAAGAAAAAATTGATAGTTCTTTTTTGTATTTCTATAAGGCTAAAGATATTTTCCTGCAAGAAAATGACAGTTTTGGAGTTGGAAAATGCCTGACAAATCTGGCAATTATTCAAGAAACAAAGGGTGATTATTTTGGAAGTCAAGAAACCAGTTTATCTGCTCTGGCATATTTCAAAAGCGTAGATACTTTACAGTATCAATATCAATCTATAAATTATAATTCTTTAGGCATCACTGCCAGCAAATTAAAAAATTACTCTAAAGCAATAGAATTTTATCAGAAGGCTTTAAATTTCACAACAAATATTGAGGATAGATTAATTTATCAAAACAATCTCGGTAACAACTACATCAATCATAAAAATTATGATAAAGCCTTAGAAATATTCAATAATATATTAAAAATTCATAATACTGAAGATGTTATTTATTCCAGGACCTTAACAAATCTGGCTTTGACTAAATGGCTTCTGATTTCTAATTATGACCCCATTCCAGAATACAATAAAGCACTTAATATAAGGCTAAAGTTGAAAGACGATTGGGGTCTTAATTCCAGTTTTGCTCATATTTCAGATTATTACATTAAAAATAATCAAGATTCTGCATTGATTTATGCAAAAAAAATGTTTGATGTTGCAAGACAAATAAAAAGTCCCGATGATCAGATTGAAGCTTTACAAAAATTAATTGTTCTTGACCCTAAAAATTATTCTTCACATTTTAATCGGTACGAATTTCTAACTGACAGCCTGCAAACTGCAAGAAATAAAGCCAAGAATCAATTCGCGCTTATTCGCTATGAAACGGAAAAGAATAAAGCAGATTTTCTGAAAGCGAAAGCGGAAAGTACAGAAAAGCAAAGTAAAATCATAGTGCGAAATATCATTGTTGTCGCTTTAATTATTTTTCTTTTTTTTGGATATTTATATTATACAAGACGGCAAAAAAGACTTAAACAGGAGAAAGAGCTTGAAGTAAAAAATACAGAACTGAAATATTCTAAAAAAATCCATGATCGTGTTGCGAACAGGATCTATCAAATCATGTCGCAGGTTGAGAACACCACAATTATTGATAGAAACGCACTCCTCTTCGGTTTGGAAAATGTCTATGAAACGACCCGGGACATTTCATATGACAACAAGGAAATCAATGAAAATCAGAACTATTATGAGCAGCTTCACAAGATGTTGGATTCATATTCTTCCGACTCAGTGAAAATCATTTACAATGGAAATAATGAAAATCTATGGGAAGATGTCAATTTCCATATTAAAACCGAAGCCTATCTGATTCTTCAGGAATTGATGACGAATATGAAAAAACATAGCAAGGCAGACAAAGTTTTTTTGAAATTCAGTAAAGACAGATCCGACATAAACATCTCATATACAGACAACGGCGTAGGAATGAAAGGTCATTTGCCAAAAAATGGACTTCAAAATATGGAAAACCGTATTAATTCTATAAATGGAAAAATTAATTTTGACGCAGAAACAAATAATCTACTGAAGATCAACATCGAATTTCCAATTTAAAAAATACAATATGTTTACAAGAGTTCTAATTGCAGAAGATTTCGAAAGCTCTAGCCTCTCTGTCCAAAAGGCATTGGATGATCTCAAGATATCCGACCCAAAATATGTCAGTTACTGCGATGATGCGATCAGCAGGATAAAAATGGGCATCCAAGAAAATACACCTTTTGAATTACTAATCACCGACCTGTCCTTTGAAGAAGACCATAGAGCGCAAAATATCAAAACCGGTCAAGAATTGATAGATGCTGCAAAAAACCTACAACCAGAACTAAAAGTGATCGTCTTCTCTGTCAACAAAAAGCAAGGCATTATAGATAAGCTTTTCGAAAAGCAGGAGATCAATGCATATGTTCGAAAAGCCAGAGAAGATGTAAAAGACCTGAAGAAGGCAATCCAAAAAGTTTACAAGAATGAGAAACATCTTTCCTATGACCTCAAAGGAAAAGAGAAAAACGCTTTCGAATTTTCTGAGTACGACACTTTGCTTGTTTCTTTGTTAGCCCAAGGAATACTTTTAAAAGACATTCCTAATTACTTAAAAGAAAACGAAATTAAACCTTCCAGCATGAGTGCCGTAGAAAAAAGACTGAAAGAGATCAAAGAATCTTTGGAGGTCAACAGCAACGAACAGCTGATTGCGTTCTGCAAAGATTTCGGAATTATCTAATACTCAACACTTACAGTTAAAAACTTTCAATTGATTTTGAAAGTTTTTTTGTTTTTTACGGATTTCCGTAAAGAATTGGTTTGGAGTGCGAGTAATTTTGGAGTGTTAAACAAATAAAAATATAACATTATGGCAAAGTATTATGTAAACAAAAAAGCGCAAAGTAATGGCGATCACGAAGTCCACAATTTAGACTGTCAATATCTTCCCAGTTTGGAAAACAGAAAGTATCTGGGTGAGTTTTCTTCTTGCAAAGAAGCGGTAAAAGAATCGAAAAAAACCTATTCAGATTCAAATGGATGCAAAACATGTTCTAATGAATGTCATACAAGCTAAATATCATGGAAACAACAATACAAAACGAAACAACTTTTTATCAAGATTCAACAGTAACTGTTACACAATCAAGATTCGTAACTCAATCAAAGACTTATGCAATGAGAAATATTTCATCGGTACATATTTTTGAAATTGTAAAAAGTAAAATGAAAGCAATACTTCTTATCTTGATCGGAATCCCATTATTCTTTTCCGGGAAAACAATTCTTTTTGCATTCATTCTGATAGCATTAGGAATCTGGTGGTTCATTTATATAAAAAATGAATATGCAGTAAGAATCAGCACCAATGCCGGAGAAGCCAACAGTATCATTTCTAAAGATAAAATCTATATTCAAAAAATTGTTAATGCTTTAAGCGACGCAATAATTCACAGAGGATAATAAGAGATGTTCTAAAATAAATCAAAAATTAAATACTAAAATCATTATGAAAAAACTACTTTTCACCTTACTTACTTTAGGATTATTAATTCCCACAACTTACGAAGCATCAACAAGCAATTTCTCATCTGAAACAGAATTTGCAGTCAAAAAACAAAAGAAGAAAAAATCCCTTAAGAGACAATCATCAAAATCCAACTCCAAAAAAAATAGCTGCACATACAACGGTTATCCATTGGAAGTCGGACCGAGAGGCGGCTGCTATTACTGGTCCGGCAACAGCAAGGAATATGTGGACAGAAGTTACTGTTCTGGATGCAATTGATGATGGAAAAAGCCAACCAAATTAATGACCTCAAAAGATTAGAGATCATTTACAAAACACTTTTTACATTTTGTGCGCTGGGTTGTTTTGTTGCAGTTCTTTCGCTCCCGATTTTATATTACACATTTCTTAGAATCATCGTTTTTGTTGCTTCAGCGATAACTGTTTATTATTTCGGAAGACAGAGAGAGTTTGGTTGGGTCATGATTTTTGGAATTGTTCTTATTTTATTCAATCCCATCATTCCCATTCATTTTTACAGAAAAATCATTTGGATCCCAATCGATATTGCTACCGGAATTCTATTTCTGCTACTTATCATTATCAAGAGAAAAGTAAAAGAAACTCCAAAAAAAGATATTCCGGAGACAACGCCACAACCAAAGACATTCAGCCGAGATAGAATCATTAAAACAAAACCAAAAAATAACTGCAACAATGAATGAAATGATAGAAACAACAGAGAGTCTGAAAGCTCATTTTCTCAGACTTTATCAAATGGCAATTTGTGATGACAATTTCAGTTCGCTAGAGCTGAAAGCGCTATACAAATCTGCAGAAGACAGAGGAATTTCCCAGAAAAAACTGGACGAAATTCTATTGAATCCAATTAATTCTAAAATATCAATTCCAGAGAACATCGAAGAAAAAATCGATTATCTCTACGATCTCACACTGATGATCTGGGCAGATGGAGAAGTAACTCCGAATGAAAAATCTTCCTTAGAAAAATACGTCCTAATGTTCGGATTTATGGAAGAAAACAGTTTGCAGATCGTGGATTATCTC belongs to Chryseobacterium sp. KACC 21268 and includes:
- a CDS encoding DUF6232 family protein — protein: METTIQNETTFYQDSTVTVTQSRFVTQSKTYAMRNISSVHIFEIVKSKMKAILLILIGIPLFFSGKTILFAFILIALGIWWFIYIKNEYAVRISTNAGEANSIISKDKIYIQKIVNALSDAIIHRG
- a CDS encoding response regulator is translated as MFTRVLIAEDFESSSLSVQKALDDLKISDPKYVSYCDDAISRIKMGIQENTPFELLITDLSFEEDHRAQNIKTGQELIDAAKNLQPELKVIVFSVNKKQGIIDKLFEKQEINAYVRKAREDVKDLKKAIQKVYKNEKHLSYDLKGKEKNAFEFSEYDTLLVSLLAQGILLKDIPNYLKENEIKPSSMSAVEKRLKEIKESLEVNSNEQLIAFCKDFGII